One window of the Scyliorhinus torazame isolate Kashiwa2021f chromosome 24, sScyTor2.1, whole genome shotgun sequence genome contains the following:
- the LOC140400120 gene encoding histone H2B 7-like: MAEDKKAPAPKKGAKKTQKKVPVKGNKKRRRARKESYSIYIYKVMKQVHPDTGISSKAMSIMNSFVNDIFERIAGEASRLAHYNKRSTISSREIQTAVRLDELAKHAVSEATKVVTKYTSSK, encoded by the coding sequence atggctgaggacaagaaagctccagctcccaagaagggcgctaagaaaacccagaagaaggtaccagtaaaaggcaacaagaagaggagacgagccaggaaggagagttactccatctacatctacaaagtgatgaagcaggttcaccccgacaccggcatctcctccaaggccatgagcatcatgaactcgttcgtcaacgatattttcgagcgcattgcgggtgaggcttcccgcctggcccattacaacaagcgcagcaccatcagctcccgggagatccagaccgccgtgcgcctggatGAACTGGCCAAGCATGCCGTGTCTGAAGCGACAAAggtggtgaccaagtacaccagctccaagtga